AAAGGTAAACTTAAGATCCTAGCAATTAAGTCCTATTATAGACTATTATTTGTCCATGTAAACTTAAGATACTACTGGCTATTAAAAAAATTACCAAATAGACTTCACCCTATTAAGTAGAGTGAGTTAGTTCAAGATCGAAACTGGACCTATTGTGCCAAAAGAAATATGCTTAAAgtgataatattttttaatagaaaacatttaatttatattaCAAATTACATTACTATACTATTAATTATAGAAAGTAATTTTTCTATACTATAGCTAACAGATTTCAAATTTATAGTGATACTTTCTATAAAGTTGATCAAATGATTTTTTTAACTCAGTTATACGTGAGAAGAATTGTGGAACAAATAACTGAAAGAATTTTTCAAATGGTAAAAGAAATTGGAAAACAGCCTAGGAAAAAGATTGCCATAGTGGCAAAGTATAATCACAAGATGTAGAGTGTGATTGAaaagaaatatattaaaaaaaacattataCTTGCCCAGAAATCTTTCCTCTTAGAAGATATCAATGctagaaagaagaaataaaatacttaccaaaagagTAAGAATTGCGCCAACGACCAATACGAGATTCCAGTTACTTTTATAGCAGTACCTCATGTGATCTATTTCATAAAAAACCTTTACACAAAAGGCAATTGCAGGCCCagctataagaaatatagatagaAGCACGGGCGCTGCATCGGGGCCAAAAATGAATCGCCCACCACAGAAAAATTTCTGGCAAGAACAAAGAAAGCTGTATTAATGAAAGTAGGAAAATAACTATCATGTCAATGTTAGCTCCATACCCATTCTCAATTAACTTTATGCTTGATAAAATTCACAAAGATAGCAACTCAAACCAATGGCCAACTATATGTAACAAAGAAAAACGAACTCTAAAAATGACTAAGAACTTAATTAATTGTGATGATTTTTGTAAGACCCAAAAATTTGGGTCATCAAAGATTCCTTTCTAAGCATTTTTTGTTTAATGAAGAAGGAACAAAACGCATCGTTTCATCAATACTAAGAAACAACAAAAATTCTGAACTACTAAGGTTCCATATTTGCACTGTGGCAGAAGTAGAAACTGGTTCTCATCAAACGTAAAACGTCCAACTAAGAAGAGAAATAACTAGCTTATCATACTGATGATGTGGACCAACAGTTTAACTGTTTAAGTTTTTCTCTTCATAGTTAGTTAGTTagatttttcctataaatagtaGAAGTATAACATGTGAACCTTTGATTCATTTTTACATTAATACTTTGTTGAATTGTAGAGAGAATCGTCACGAACTTGATCATTAGAGTCCCCGATCCCTTTTGCAGATACCCCGAGTGTTTCAATCTTAGTTTTAACCCATGAACAATTACGATGAGTGATTACGTCAATAAGGGACATTTACTATGCATTAATTACTTACATAATTGGATCTTACCACCtatgaaaataattaattttgtcaaattTTGGAttcaataattttaaaaatgtaaaatttgtTCTATCCTCAATCACTATTATTTGACTATATTGGCCATCATGCCAAGAACAGTACTGAGTACAAGGTAATCCACTCAACAAGCAATGTAAAACTATCTAAGATTTCTCTATATTCAGGTCGAAATcatgaaaattaaaattgtattttgtttCTCTCCTCCATTGAtgtatacatataaaaataactCAATCTCACAGAAGATCAGATCATTAAGAACTGTAGTATAGCAAAATGATGACCAAAAAGTCTGTTCCTTTCCTGAACTCCAGAATAAACCAAGTATGAGAAACCACAAACTATGCAATAATAATAATCCACCTATGTTTTTTGCTTTAATCAAATTAGTAAGGCTAACTAAACAGCTGCATTATTCAGAGTACTTTTCAGCAGTTTTTCCACTAAAGCTgatcatataaacataatcaaaggTTACAAAAAACAACCAGAACAACAACCACTTTCCAAACCAAAaaacaaaaatccaaaaaaaaaaaattggagctcATAACCAATCAAATCACTTGTAAAGACAAGTTATAGGaaaccaaacaaataaataaataaaagaaagaaagaaaacccaCCTGAGAGGGataagaaaagagaaggaaaaactTACATTGCTTACCTTCCAAACTTGATAGACCTTATTGGGTTTCTCTTTCTCCTGAGAGGTGGCCATAAAGAAGAACCCGGATTCTGATTTTTTTTACAGTTCTCACCCctgaattttttgttttaaatcaaaatccCATGTCTTCTTCCTCCTCCACGAAATCCATAAccccaaaaagaagaaaaaccctTCAACAAAACTCAAAATCCCACCTCCAAAAAGTTATCAGAACTCCAAAACTCCAGCTGAGTAGCTACATGTAATatccatatatggatttaaatttatttagtgATGAGTTTAGCCATGGCCTCATAAGCAGCCCCAGACTTCCAGACTTTGGGTATGGCATTGGTAGAGCGAACCCAATAAGTGTACCATAAACTGGTTGTAGCTTGGAATCTCAAGGTGATCGGTCCGCTGCTTGTTGGCCTTTTCACAGCTATTTCGTCTCCATTTCTCAAAACTCCTTTATATACTTCTACGTAGCCTCCTTTTCCAACCAAATTATCTGATACCCACATCACAAAACACCATTATAATCCAAAAGAACAGAACAAAAatggcaagaagaagaagaagctaacCTAAGCTGAAACCATCGGTGCCCTCACAGATTTCTTCAAAAGAGAAGCATTTACAAATGGGTCTCTAAAAAGACTCGGTTCCTACAACTCCAACAGTCTTCTTCACCATTGGGGTTTGGAGCTTTCTTCTCAACTACTGCTTCTTTGTCGCTGCCACGTTTGCTGAGCTCTACACTAATTAGAATCTAGATGTAAGAGAAAATGAACATGATAAAAATGAGAGAAGCTATCAGAGGAA
The genomic region above belongs to Humulus lupulus chromosome 1, drHumLupu1.1, whole genome shotgun sequence and contains:
- the LOC133809937 gene encoding probable protein S-acyltransferase 4, translating into MRYSILISVELSKRGSDKEAVVEKKAPNPNGEEDYNLVGKGGYVEVYKGVLRNGDEIAVKRPTSSGPITLRFQATTSLCFLCSCQKFFCGGRFIFGPDAAPVLLSIFLIAGPAIAFCVKVFYEIDHMRYCYKSNWNLVLVVGAILTLLDLTFLFLTSSRDLGIVPRNTRPLEPDEADVPTPSMEWVNGRTPHLKLPRTKDVLVNGHTIKVKYCDTCLLYRPPRASHCSICNNCVMRFDHHCPWVGQCIGIVSYCTCFLLLPHTHQFEFRLCSVQYLFS